The following proteins are encoded in a genomic region of Phycisphaerae bacterium:
- a CDS encoding diaminopimelate epimerase: MRFTKMHGIGNDYIYVDCLDQMLKDVDLPALSRRISDRHRGIGSDGLILIAPPTKGGAADVRMEMYNADGSRGEMCGNGIRCVAKFAVEKRRKGTMLPQSSEHPSAMDSIALRVETDRGVLSLVAYRSGSVVSRVRVDMGRPILVPGEIPVNYAGARDRCVCAPLEVGGRRMTLTCVSMGNPHAVAFVSDVAGFDLERIGPLVERHAMFPNRVNFHIAEVRSRTEAIMRTWERGSGITQACGTGACAVLVAAVLEDRLDRAALIHLPGGDLEIEWSEGLGGGTVLMTGPAEEVFSGEYPY; the protein is encoded by the coding sequence ATGCGCTTCACCAAGATGCATGGCATCGGCAACGATTACATTTATGTCGATTGTCTTGATCAAATGCTCAAGGACGTTGATCTGCCTGCCCTTTCGCGGCGCATCAGCGATCGGCATCGAGGCATCGGGTCGGACGGGCTCATTCTGATCGCGCCGCCGACGAAGGGCGGCGCCGCCGACGTGCGCATGGAGATGTACAACGCCGACGGCTCGCGCGGTGAGATGTGCGGAAACGGCATACGATGCGTTGCGAAGTTCGCCGTCGAGAAACGACGCAAGGGCACGATGCTCCCCCAAAGCAGTGAGCATCCTTCGGCCATGGATTCCATCGCGCTGCGCGTGGAAACGGATCGTGGCGTACTATCGCTCGTCGCATATCGATCGGGCAGCGTCGTTTCGCGCGTGCGGGTCGATATGGGGCGACCGATCCTGGTACCGGGCGAGATTCCAGTCAACTATGCAGGTGCTCGCGATCGCTGCGTTTGCGCGCCGTTGGAGGTGGGTGGTCGACGAATGACTCTCACGTGCGTTTCGATGGGCAATCCGCATGCGGTGGCGTTTGTCAGCGATGTCGCCGGATTCGATCTGGAGCGAATCGGCCCATTGGTCGAGCGACATGCGATGTTTCCGAATCGCGTGAACTTTCACATCGCCGAGGTTCGTTCGAGGACCGAGGCGATCATGCGGACGTGGGAGCGCGGCAGCGGCATCACACAGGCCTGCGGCACCGGCGCTTGTGCGGTATTGGTAGCCGCCGTCCTGGAGGACCGCCTGGATCGCGCTGCGCTGATTCACCTGCCCGGCGGCGATCTTGAAATTGAGTGGTCGGAGGGTTTGGGCGGCGGCACCGTGCTTATGACCGGCCCAGCCGAGGAAGTCTTCAGCGGCGAGTATC
- a CDS encoding type I polyketide synthase, whose product MEDQTPIAVVGMGCVFPGAFDPARFWHNIINRRELTREVPGGRWILDPARARLAAEIDTSAASFAGNAADRVLTTRGCFVDDFHLDATGLDIDPSALSLLDPLYHFVLHAGRAALQGSSASELDRDRVGVILAAIALPTDGSSAITREVFGRAFEQRLFDNAPAWIRERLSTRETRSGGDRAERVRWLNGQVTSLPAALLASALRLGGGAYTLDAACASSLYSIKLACDELRSGRTDAMLAGGVSRPDCLYTQMGFTQLRALSRSGRCCPFDERADGLVVGEGAGIVLLKRLDDAVRAGDQILGVIRGIGLSNDIGGSLIAPDGEGQLRAMREAYRAAGWQPDEVDLIECHGTGTPTGDAVELSSLCELWSGLAGPPGRCAIGSVKSMIGHLLTGAGAAGIIKTLLAMNEGVLPPSINFERPNRIIPLVDSPFRVQSAPAAWARRSAEIPRRAAVSGFGFGGINAHVLVEEWLGQGRGQGESAVGTILGGAASSRPARADQTAPERDGGGSGPEPIAIVGMDARFGEIESLGAFERAVIRGEFIAVRTDPTQVDHPVGVRSERASPAEQLNVSCSAGGCITSVSIPFGKYRLPPNEIPEILPQQLVALDSAAAAMADAGISIGERRPLAGVLVGMSFDFETTNHHLRWWVEEQSRRWISEIGAEPTEAQLASWINQLRDECGPALTPAATMGALGNIIASRIAREFRFGGPSFAVSAESASGIVALEAAVRSLQQGETDLMVVGAVDLAGDVRSVLATGAAIEWMKPAFGGDGTASPVWVASSADGTPGTLDARSRGARVGEGAASVVLKRLSDARSDGDRIYAVVRGIGRAGGAEIGGMTGLGDEVASASQSRKEAARVAAYRRSVDAALRDARADLSAISYVECAACGDPAGDRFEASVLGDIFCGCANDTAVGATAAIVGRPGAAASLAGVIKTAVCLFRRVLPPLRGFESLPTGANWRETRLHVPNQASYWLRDQVDGPRCAMVGSLTIDGQAAHVILEDAGGQHRPVPIMTEAVEPAAAKLFLVRGADVAIQLNELHALLHSVRVNQSLPAAAVLGDANGRLVVALVAATPTELSSAIEIACKHLREDSTQAIDGRDGVFYEPHPLAASGEVAIVFPGSGNQFVGMGRDIGLRWPHVLDAMDERTERLKSQHMARWFVPYRHSWSGDWRSAANAAMSSDSRRMIFGQVAFGMFMYELLKSFGIRPSALIGYSLGESTALFASGAWPDSDEMLRRMMSSSLFASDLYGERRVLRQAWGLSAEDAASWRAVLIPKSAEVVARAINTAEKQGASHVRLLIVNTPTECVVGGLPASIDAVAAAAGCRWVPLADVPSVHFEAVRVVESAYRDLHVMRTRPLRDLRIYSGVHGGPFDVTSESAADAITGHALHGFDFVRVIERAYADGVRLFVEAGPQASCTRMIRKTLGKREHFAMSASAKRDDEARVVVRLAASLAAHGVPIDADAVNRGVVVSSRPVVPHDSRRSIEVPLRRRSPSPNWPEWAMKKTPENHQSGRGARPAMPVATSRSALPDVDRVLPSAPTNGALQALTDAQLAVGCAHQEFLNFSETAARGVGNIIARQAELIQAGGDALSDPRWADAYRQGASDPPLSAGFNPERANTVTDHPGDAGIPNPVRRTLNPTDTGTRSNAPPVQNLEAPLFDRTMCLEFAVGRLEPVLGPSFAAVDSYPVRVRLPAEPLMLVDRIMRVEGEKGSLTRGRVVTEHDVSPSAWYLDGGRAPVCITVEAGQADLFLSSYLGIDLRVKGLRAYRLLDATVEFHRDLPMPGETIRYDIRILRFVRQGETYLFFFEFDGTICGQRVLTMRNGCAGFFTNEEIANSGGLILTADEKRPETGRRDPTWLPLVPFEGVESYDADQVAALRAGDLASCFGPMFDGLGLRDPLRLPTGRMKLFDRVLELDTVGGRFGLGMIRAEADVHPDDWFLTCHFIDDQTMPGTLMYECCVHTLRFFLLRMGWVGEQTGVCHQPIHGVPSELKCRGPVIPTTKKVIYQVEIKEIGYRPEPYVIADALMFADGRRIVQMKNMSLRVTGLSREGIERIWARKRGLSGAGADAGTRPPIYDKQSILAFSNGKPSEAFGKPYQVFDHERTIARLPGPPFQFIDRVTVVDAEPWLLKPTGWVETEYDVPPHAWYCAANRQRAMPFAVLLEAALQPCGWLAAFCGSALRSAVDMSFRNLGGRATLHEELSPDCGTIVARVRMTKVNEAGGMIIQDYDMQLLRAGRVVYEGTTTFGFFSKQALAQQIGVRDAGKRRLTATDEERIAARRFEISRIAPLDPDELFEAGSGRTGVPHSAEPGLCQPAGAFLMIDRIELLSLVGGPHGCGFVQGSADVNPAAWFFKAHFYQDPVWPGSLGLESFLQLLKAYAIERWGRALSSTHRFESIALGLTHSWAYRGQILPTNRRVEVEAVVTRVEDSDEPLVIARGFLVVDGLPIYEMTDFGLRLRRR is encoded by the coding sequence TTGGAGGATCAAACGCCGATTGCCGTTGTTGGCATGGGATGCGTCTTTCCCGGCGCGTTCGATCCTGCACGCTTCTGGCACAACATCATCAATCGCCGTGAACTCACACGCGAGGTGCCTGGCGGTCGATGGATCCTGGATCCGGCGCGGGCGAGACTCGCGGCTGAAATAGACACGTCCGCGGCATCGTTTGCCGGAAACGCCGCTGACCGCGTGCTTACAACCCGCGGCTGCTTTGTCGATGACTTTCATCTCGACGCGACCGGACTGGACATTGATCCGTCGGCGCTTTCATTGCTGGATCCGCTGTATCACTTCGTTCTACACGCCGGGCGAGCCGCCCTTCAGGGTTCATCCGCGTCCGAATTGGATCGCGATCGTGTCGGCGTGATCCTTGCGGCGATTGCGCTGCCCACTGATGGATCGTCGGCGATCACGCGCGAGGTGTTCGGTCGTGCGTTCGAGCAGCGTTTGTTTGACAACGCACCGGCCTGGATTCGCGAGCGGCTGTCAACCCGCGAGACCCGGTCAGGCGGTGATCGTGCGGAGCGTGTTCGGTGGTTGAACGGGCAGGTAACGAGTCTTCCGGCCGCGCTGCTGGCGTCGGCGTTGAGGCTGGGCGGGGGCGCATACACGCTGGATGCCGCTTGTGCGTCATCGCTCTATTCAATCAAACTGGCCTGCGACGAGCTGCGTTCGGGTCGTACAGACGCGATGCTTGCTGGCGGTGTTTCCCGCCCGGATTGCCTGTACACGCAGATGGGCTTCACGCAGCTTCGAGCTTTGTCTCGAAGCGGCCGATGTTGTCCGTTCGATGAGCGTGCGGATGGTCTCGTTGTGGGTGAGGGCGCGGGAATCGTCCTTCTTAAGCGATTGGACGACGCGGTCCGTGCCGGCGATCAAATCCTCGGTGTGATTCGCGGAATCGGACTTTCGAACGACATCGGCGGCAGCCTGATCGCGCCGGACGGCGAGGGGCAACTCCGGGCGATGCGCGAGGCTTATCGTGCGGCGGGATGGCAACCTGACGAGGTTGACCTGATTGAGTGTCATGGAACGGGCACTCCGACGGGCGATGCAGTCGAATTGTCCAGTTTGTGCGAGTTGTGGAGCGGACTCGCCGGCCCGCCCGGTCGATGTGCGATCGGATCGGTCAAGTCGATGATCGGCCACCTGCTGACAGGCGCCGGCGCTGCCGGAATCATCAAGACGCTGCTCGCCATGAATGAAGGCGTGCTGCCGCCTTCGATCAACTTCGAGCGACCGAACCGAATAATTCCGCTGGTAGACAGTCCTTTTCGGGTTCAGTCCGCCCCGGCAGCATGGGCGCGTCGATCGGCGGAAATACCACGGCGGGCAGCGGTCAGCGGATTCGGTTTTGGCGGAATCAATGCGCATGTCCTCGTTGAGGAGTGGCTCGGCCAGGGGCGTGGACAGGGCGAGAGTGCCGTGGGGACCATTCTCGGGGGGGCTGCGTCGTCGAGGCCAGCTCGCGCCGATCAAACTGCCCCGGAACGTGACGGGGGCGGTTCAGGGCCGGAGCCGATTGCGATTGTGGGAATGGATGCGCGGTTCGGAGAAATCGAATCGCTCGGTGCCTTTGAACGCGCGGTGATTCGCGGTGAGTTTATTGCGGTCCGGACGGATCCGACCCAAGTCGATCATCCTGTTGGCGTACGAAGTGAGCGGGCATCGCCGGCGGAACAGTTGAATGTGAGTTGCTCGGCGGGCGGGTGCATAACATCGGTATCGATTCCTTTCGGCAAGTACCGGCTTCCGCCAAATGAGATTCCGGAGATTCTTCCGCAGCAACTGGTTGCGTTGGATAGTGCCGCAGCCGCGATGGCGGACGCCGGCATTTCGATCGGCGAGCGCCGACCGTTGGCAGGCGTGCTCGTTGGCATGTCGTTCGATTTTGAAACGACGAATCATCATTTGCGCTGGTGGGTGGAGGAACAGTCAAGGCGATGGATTTCGGAAATCGGGGCTGAACCGACCGAAGCGCAACTGGCGTCATGGATCAATCAGTTGCGGGATGAATGCGGGCCGGCGCTTACGCCAGCGGCCACCATGGGTGCGCTGGGAAACATCATCGCGAGCCGCATCGCGCGGGAATTCCGGTTCGGTGGTCCCAGTTTCGCGGTCTCGGCGGAATCCGCTTCGGGCATTGTCGCACTGGAAGCCGCGGTTCGCTCGCTGCAGCAGGGCGAAACGGACTTGATGGTTGTGGGGGCGGTCGATCTGGCGGGCGACGTACGCTCGGTGCTGGCGACTGGCGCGGCGATTGAGTGGATGAAGCCGGCGTTTGGGGGCGATGGAACCGCGTCGCCGGTCTGGGTTGCTTCGAGTGCTGATGGCACGCCTGGGACGCTTGACGCCCGCTCGCGCGGCGCGCGCGTCGGCGAAGGTGCGGCGTCCGTGGTGCTCAAGCGCCTCTCAGATGCGCGAAGTGATGGCGACCGGATCTATGCCGTGGTTCGAGGCATCGGTCGAGCGGGCGGAGCGGAGATCGGCGGGATGACGGGCCTGGGCGACGAGGTCGCGTCGGCTTCGCAATCGCGCAAAGAGGCCGCTCGCGTGGCGGCTTATCGACGGTCCGTCGATGCCGCGCTGCGGGACGCCCGCGCTGACCTTAGCGCCATCTCCTACGTCGAATGCGCAGCATGCGGCGACCCCGCAGGCGATCGATTCGAGGCGAGCGTACTCGGGGATATTTTCTGCGGCTGTGCAAACGACACGGCGGTCGGTGCAACGGCCGCAATCGTCGGTCGACCGGGAGCGGCTGCATCGCTTGCGGGTGTCATCAAGACCGCGGTCTGTCTTTTTCGCAGAGTGCTGCCCCCGCTTCGAGGATTTGAATCGTTGCCGACAGGAGCGAACTGGCGTGAAACGAGGCTGCATGTCCCCAATCAGGCTTCGTACTGGTTGCGCGACCAGGTGGACGGTCCTCGATGTGCGATGGTCGGTTCGCTGACAATCGACGGGCAGGCGGCTCACGTCATTCTTGAGGATGCCGGGGGCCAACACCGTCCTGTGCCAATCATGACGGAAGCGGTAGAACCGGCCGCGGCCAAACTATTCCTCGTCCGCGGTGCCGACGTCGCGATACAATTGAATGAACTTCATGCGCTATTGCATTCGGTACGAGTGAATCAATCGCTGCCGGCCGCGGCAGTTTTGGGGGATGCCAATGGGCGACTTGTCGTTGCGCTAGTTGCCGCCACGCCGACCGAACTTAGCTCTGCAATCGAAATCGCCTGCAAGCATTTGCGAGAGGATTCAACACAGGCGATCGACGGGCGCGACGGCGTATTCTACGAGCCGCACCCGCTTGCCGCGTCCGGAGAAGTGGCAATCGTCTTCCCGGGTTCGGGCAATCAGTTTGTTGGCATGGGGCGCGACATCGGGCTTCGTTGGCCGCATGTGCTGGATGCGATGGATGAGCGGACGGAGCGGCTCAAAAGCCAGCATATGGCGCGGTGGTTCGTGCCGTATCGGCATTCGTGGTCCGGCGATTGGCGTTCGGCCGCGAATGCAGCGATGTCGAGCGACTCGCGTCGAATGATTTTCGGCCAGGTGGCGTTCGGCATGTTCATGTATGAACTGCTGAAATCATTCGGGATCCGCCCGTCCGCGCTGATCGGGTACAGCCTCGGAGAATCGACGGCATTGTTCGCATCGGGCGCCTGGCCGGATTCCGACGAAATGCTCCGGCGCATGATGTCGTCTTCCCTTTTTGCGTCTGACCTGTACGGTGAGCGCCGTGTGCTTCGACAAGCATGGGGACTCAGCGCCGAGGATGCCGCGAGCTGGCGAGCCGTCCTGATTCCGAAGTCAGCGGAGGTGGTCGCGCGGGCAATCAATACCGCAGAGAAGCAGGGCGCGTCGCACGTGCGTCTGCTGATTGTCAATACACCGACCGAGTGCGTCGTGGGAGGTTTGCCCGCTTCGATTGATGCGGTCGCAGCTGCGGCTGGGTGCCGCTGGGTGCCATTGGCGGACGTGCCTTCGGTACACTTTGAAGCAGTCCGTGTAGTGGAATCGGCGTACCGCGACCTGCATGTCATGCGCACGCGACCACTGAGGGATTTGCGGATTTACAGCGGCGTTCATGGCGGCCCATTTGACGTTACTTCCGAAAGCGCGGCCGATGCGATCACGGGACACGCGCTGCACGGTTTTGATTTCGTGCGAGTTATTGAGCGTGCCTATGCCGACGGCGTCCGGCTTTTTGTCGAGGCAGGTCCGCAGGCATCCTGCACGCGAATGATCCGCAAGACGCTGGGCAAGCGTGAGCACTTTGCCATGTCTGCGAGTGCAAAACGCGATGACGAGGCGCGCGTGGTTGTGCGCCTCGCCGCCTCGCTTGCTGCACACGGCGTGCCGATCGATGCCGATGCAGTGAATCGCGGTGTGGTGGTGTCGAGTCGGCCGGTCGTTCCGCATGACAGCCGCCGGTCGATTGAAGTGCCGTTGAGGCGTCGGTCGCCGAGTCCGAATTGGCCGGAATGGGCCATGAAAAAAACGCCGGAAAATCATCAATCGGGACGGGGTGCAAGGCCAGCGATGCCGGTCGCGACGAGTCGCAGCGCCTTACCAGATGTTGATCGTGTCTTGCCGAGCGCGCCGACGAACGGGGCGCTGCAAGCTCTGACCGATGCGCAGCTGGCGGTGGGGTGTGCACATCAGGAGTTCCTGAATTTCTCGGAGACCGCCGCGCGCGGTGTGGGCAATATCATCGCGAGGCAGGCGGAGTTGATTCAGGCGGGTGGCGATGCGTTGAGTGATCCGCGCTGGGCCGACGCATATCGGCAGGGTGCATCGGATCCACCACTGTCTGCCGGCTTCAATCCCGAGCGAGCAAACACGGTGACCGACCATCCCGGCGATGCCGGAATTCCGAACCCAGTCAGGCGAACACTGAATCCGACCGATACAGGAACTCGATCGAATGCGCCACCCGTACAAAATCTGGAGGCCCCACTATTTGATCGCACCATGTGCTTGGAATTTGCGGTCGGACGCCTGGAGCCGGTGCTCGGGCCGAGCTTCGCGGCCGTCGATTCCTATCCCGTCCGCGTTCGCCTTCCGGCTGAGCCGCTGATGCTGGTTGATCGAATCATGCGCGTCGAAGGTGAAAAAGGCTCGCTCACGAGAGGTCGCGTCGTGACGGAGCACGATGTGTCGCCGAGCGCGTGGTATCTTGATGGCGGTCGTGCGCCGGTTTGCATTACGGTTGAAGCGGGTCAGGCCGACCTGTTTCTCTCGAGTTATCTGGGAATCGATCTTCGTGTAAAGGGCTTGCGGGCGTATCGCCTCCTCGATGCGACTGTCGAGTTTCATCGTGATCTGCCCATGCCGGGAGAGACAATTCGATACGATATTCGAATTCTCCGCTTCGTCCGTCAGGGCGAGACGTACCTGTTTTTCTTCGAGTTCGATGGAACGATCTGCGGGCAGCGCGTGCTCACAATGCGAAATGGCTGCGCGGGCTTCTTCACTAATGAGGAAATTGCCAATTCCGGCGGCCTCATTCTCACAGCCGACGAAAAGCGACCGGAAACAGGTCGGCGTGATCCGACCTGGCTGCCTCTGGTCCCATTTGAAGGCGTCGAATCCTATGATGCCGATCAGGTGGCGGCACTGCGGGCCGGCGATCTGGCAAGCTGCTTTGGACCGATGTTTGATGGACTGGGTCTGCGCGATCCGCTTCGGTTACCGACTGGTCGCATGAAATTGTTTGATCGTGTGCTTGAGCTTGATACGGTCGGCGGGCGGTTCGGTCTGGGCATGATCCGCGCTGAGGCGGACGTGCATCCGGACGATTGGTTTCTGACCTGCCATTTCATCGATGATCAGACGATGCCAGGCACGTTGATGTACGAATGCTGTGTTCACACGCTTCGGTTTTTCCTGTTGCGGATGGGTTGGGTAGGCGAGCAGACGGGTGTTTGCCATCAGCCGATTCACGGTGTTCCGAGTGAGTTGAAGTGCCGCGGTCCTGTCATCCCAACCACGAAGAAAGTGATCTACCAAGTCGAAATCAAGGAGATCGGTTATCGCCCCGAACCTTATGTCATCGCCGATGCGCTGATGTTCGCCGACGGCCGTCGCATCGTACAGATGAAGAATATGTCGCTTCGAGTGACCGGGCTGTCGCGTGAAGGGATTGAGCGGATCTGGGCGCGAAAGCGCGGCCTGTCTGGGGCCGGGGCCGATGCGGGAACTCGTCCTCCGATTTATGACAAACAATCGATCCTCGCTTTTTCCAACGGCAAACCGTCGGAGGCATTCGGCAAGCCGTATCAGGTGTTTGATCATGAACGGACGATTGCGAGATTGCCCGGACCGCCTTTCCAGTTTATCGACCGCGTGACAGTGGTTGATGCGGAGCCGTGGTTGCTTAAACCGACGGGATGGGTGGAGACCGAGTACGATGTGCCGCCTCACGCATGGTACTGTGCCGCCAATCGTCAACGGGCCATGCCGTTCGCGGTGTTGCTGGAGGCGGCGCTTCAGCCTTGCGGTTGGCTGGCTGCTTTTTGCGGGTCGGCATTGCGAAGTGCCGTGGATATGTCGTTTCGGAATCTTGGCGGCCGTGCCACGCTTCACGAGGAACTGTCCCCGGACTGTGGGACGATCGTGGCGCGCGTGCGTATGACCAAAGTCAATGAAGCAGGCGGCATGATCATTCAGGATTACGACATGCAACTGCTCCGCGCGGGCCGCGTGGTTTACGAGGGCACGACGACGTTCGGCTTTTTCTCGAAGCAGGCGCTGGCGCAGCAGATCGGCGTTCGAGACGCCGGAAAGCGTCGTCTGACCGCCACCGATGAAGAGCGGATTGCGGCCCGGCGATTTGAGATTTCTCGGATCGCACCGTTGGATCCCGATGAGCTTTTCGAGGCGGGATCAGGCAGAACTGGCGTCCCCCATTCCGCGGAGCCCGGCTTGTGCCAACCAGCCGGCGCATTTCTCATGATCGATCGGATCGAGCTTCTGTCGCTTGTTGGTGGGCCGCATGGATGCGGTTTTGTTCAGGGTTCGGCAGACGTGAACCCCGCCGCGTGGTTTTTCAAGGCACACTTCTATCAGGATCCGGTATGGCCGGGATCGCTCGGATTGGAGTCTTTCCTTCAGCTATTGAAAGCTTACGCCATCGAGCGATGGGGCCGGGCGCTGTCTTCGACGCACCGCTTCGAGTCGATTGCTTTGGGTCTGACCCATTCGTGGGCCTATCGCGGACAGATCCTGCCGACAAACCGCCGCGTTGAGGTCGAAGCGGTGGTTACACGCGTGGAGGACAGCGACGAGCCGCTCGTCATCGCTCGCGGCTTTCTCGTTGTCGATGGCTTGCCGATTTACGAAATGACGGATTTTGGCCTGCGCCTCCGACGACGCTAG